A window from Trichocoleus sp. encodes these proteins:
- a CDS encoding type III-B CRISPR module-associated Cmr3 family protein: MPWYLLTPACPALEAITSSQGYSPICHPQLMLNGHSIAAALREQLAESTIVTLHGPFLCYEETLYFFSPLSHCRNHRFVPTTWLETSANQQFNSVQQMLWDRRKPIPLMPENKLDESNNELYSCSDTTQAQQLFSSKTVLKLLKHEPLEQEDWQTVNQDNQPWSLKMRSKSAELEAGNNQNLASSKSHFTVQFNPGWRLAVSIDSVTHQKLQRFGNSCILHCGAAREPFWLELYDEPLAAQWQVLQAQSEQNRRVAAQAINQNAIASRLLAYLITPGLFERKQASVATCRAFPWEWELAEPIDQNQQRGALVSLATGDPLPISFQPFSLSEHKPLMLQVFAAPAGSVYYLEYPLELFQNQPCLRDGRSNKTHVLRQLGYSEVLWLPYCS; the protein is encoded by the coding sequence ATGCCCTGGTATCTTCTTACTCCTGCTTGCCCAGCACTTGAAGCAATTACTTCTTCACAGGGTTATTCCCCAATTTGCCACCCTCAATTGATGCTTAACGGGCATTCGATCGCAGCAGCATTACGAGAACAGTTAGCAGAAAGCACGATCGTCACTCTTCACGGTCCATTCTTATGCTATGAAGAAACACTTTATTTCTTTTCTCCTTTAAGCCATTGTCGGAATCATCGGTTTGTTCCCACTACATGGCTAGAAACATCCGCCAATCAGCAGTTTAATTCAGTTCAGCAAATGCTCTGGGATAGAAGAAAACCTATTCCGTTAATGCCTGAAAACAAACTTGATGAATCAAATAATGAATTGTATTCATGCTCTGACACAACTCAAGCTCAGCAACTTTTCTCTTCCAAAACCGTTCTAAAACTGCTCAAGCATGAACCGTTAGAACAGGAAGATTGGCAGACGGTTAATCAAGACAATCAGCCTTGGTCCCTTAAAATGCGATCGAAAAGCGCTGAACTGGAAGCAGGAAACAATCAAAATTTAGCTTCTTCTAAATCTCACTTCACGGTTCAATTTAATCCAGGCTGGAGATTGGCAGTTTCGATCGATTCTGTAACTCATCAAAAGCTACAGCGATTTGGGAATAGCTGTATTTTGCATTGTGGAGCAGCAAGAGAACCCTTTTGGCTGGAATTGTACGATGAACCCTTAGCGGCGCAGTGGCAGGTTTTGCAGGCTCAATCTGAACAGAATCGTCGGGTTGCGGCTCAAGCCATCAATCAGAATGCAATTGCATCTCGGTTGCTCGCCTATCTCATTACACCAGGTTTATTTGAACGAAAGCAAGCAAGCGTTGCAACCTGTCGGGCATTTCCTTGGGAATGGGAATTGGCTGAACCGATCGATCAAAATCAGCAGCGAGGGGCGTTAGTTAGCCTTGCAACAGGAGATCCATTACCGATCAGTTTTCAGCCATTTTCCCTATCTGAGCACAAACCTCTGATGCTGCAAGTCTTTGCTGCGCCAGCAGGTAGCGTTTACTATTTGGAATACCCGCTTGAGCTATTTCAAAATCAGCCTTGTCTGCGAGATGGTCGATCGAACAAAACTCATGTCTTGCGGCAGTTAGGCTACTCAGAAGTCTTATGGCTTCCCTATTGTTCATAG